The nucleotide sequence CGCGCTCGGCGGCACGCTGCCCGCGTGGGGCGAGCGGATCGTCGCGGAGAACCCCCTGGCCGCTGCCCCCTTCCACGACGCCGTTCGTGCCGCAGCGGGAGCAGCGGCAGCAGCCACGGAACAGGCCGCTGCGCTCGAGGCGATGGCGTCGTACGCCGCCGCCGTGGCGGCGCTGCGCGACGAGCAGACCCGGATCGCCGCGGAGCAGCTGCGGATCCGGGAGCTGCTGGAGCAGCGCGCGCAGACACCACGCGCCCCGCGGACGGAGGACGCCGTACCCGCACCCGCGCCGCAACCGGCGCCGGGGGCAGACGAACCCGCGCCCCAACCCGAACCCGAACCGCAGCCCCAACCCGAACCCGAGCCGCAGCCCCAACCCGGACCCGAGCCTCAACCCGAACCGGGCCCGAACCCCGGAGACGAGTGGCCATGGCCCTGGCCGTGGCCCGACAATTCCTGATCGACGCGCGAATCTCTCACGGTCCGACCTCCGGCGTTGCGGCGTCGTGGCGAGCTAACGTGGGGGCATCCGAGAGGAGCCGACGTGGGTGAACCGATCGTCGTGGGAATCACAGACGGCCCTGCCGCGCAGCGCGCCGTCGAGTGGGCGGTGAAGCGCGCGTCCGCCCATCGCCTGCCGTTGAAGCTCATCGAGGTCGTCGGCGGAGCCGTCGGCGCGGTGGGTGAGGACGAGGTGCTGGATGCCGCCGTCTCGGCGGCCCGGGAGCGGGTCGAGGCCACCGCATCCGCAATGCCTCATCTCGGCCTCAAGGTGTACATGCGCGTCGACCGCGGTAATCCCGTCGCAGTGCTGACGGATGCCTCCGCCCACGCCTCGCTCCTCGTCATCGGCAGCGATCACACCGGCACCGGGTCGCACCGCCGTGGCGCGCACGGATTGCGCATCGCGGCCGGAGCGCACTGCCCCGTGGTGGTCGTGCCCGACGTCGACGTCTCCGGCCGCACCGGAGTCGTCGTGGGCGTCGACGGATCCCCGGTGTCGGAGAAGGCCGTCGCGTTCGCCGCGGCAGAGGCCGACCGGCTCGGCGAGCCGCTCATCGCCGTGGCGGTCTGGACGCCGCTCGAGGTGCCGCGCAACATGGGCGCGTACCCCGTGCAGTATCTCGAGAACATGGAGAAGCTGACCAGCGAGGCGCTCGGGCTCTCGCTCGCGGGACTCGCCGCGCGCTACCCCGACCTCGAGGTCGAGCGGCGCGTCGAGCGGGGCTATCCGTCGCACATCATCAACGAGCTCGCGGCTTCGGCGCGGCTCGCCGTCGTCGGGTCGCACGGCCGCGGAGCGCTGGCGCGCTTCCTGCTCGGCTCGATCAGCCAGGAAGTGCTCGCACGGCTCGCCACCGTGACCGCCGTGGTGCGCTGAAGATCGCGCAGCGCGCGCGGACGCGGCATCCGTCCGCCGTCGGTCGTTGCGATCGTCGGCTCGGACTTCGCACCTGCCGGGCCCGCGAGAACGCGCGATATCACCGTGTGAGTGTCGGGTCCGGTGCTGTTGTGCGGTCTCGCGTGAGCGACGGGCGCAGCGAGCGCGACGTGGGGTGACTTCTCCGGCCTCCGGACGGCGCCTTAGGCTGGGCACATGTCTGGGAGGACCGGCGGGCGCGCGCGCGTCAGCGACGTGGCCGCGGCCGCCGGCGTCTCGGCGACGACGGTCTCGCACGCGCTGAGCGGCGCGCGGGCGGTGAACGCCGAGACGCGCGAGCGCATCCTCGCCGTCGCGCGTGAGCTCGGCTACGTCCCCGACCGGGTGGCCAGCGGCCTCAGGCGCCGCCGCACCGGCGTCATCGGACTCATCGGCGACGACCTCGCGGCGACCCCCTTCGCCGGCCGCATCATCGAGGGCGCCCGACGAGCGGGGGTCGAGCGCGACGTGCTGCTGATGGTCGCCGAGAGCGAAGGCGACCCCGATGCCGAACGCGACCTGGTCACGCGCTTCCTCGCCCAGCGGGTCGACGGCCTGCTGATCGCCCGCATGTA is from Microbacterium sp. LWH3-1.2 and encodes:
- a CDS encoding universal stress protein; the protein is MGEPIVVGITDGPAAQRAVEWAVKRASAHRLPLKLIEVVGGAVGAVGEDEVLDAAVSAARERVEATASAMPHLGLKVYMRVDRGNPVAVLTDASAHASLLVIGSDHTGTGSHRRGAHGLRIAAGAHCPVVVVPDVDVSGRTGVVVGVDGSPVSEKAVAFAAAEADRLGEPLIAVAVWTPLEVPRNMGAYPVQYLENMEKLTSEALGLSLAGLAARYPDLEVERRVERGYPSHIINELAASARLAVVGSHGRGALARFLLGSISQEVLARLATVTAVVR